A single region of the Alosa alosa isolate M-15738 ecotype Scorff River chromosome 6, AALO_Geno_1.1, whole genome shotgun sequence genome encodes:
- the si:ch211-195b15.8 gene encoding tyrosine-protein phosphatase vhp-1: MVFHRERENECLPLSCILPHLYLGAETDVTQDSLSARGISYVLSVSRCSPQPTFLPKSQYLRIPIDDSLRDDLLPWIPQALRFIDGAMSLGCSVLVHCAAGISRSPALAVAYIMYHLGMDLDHAYRFVKERRPSISPNFNFLGQLQLFQGTLTPACTNPHHTLEPSGRALDLPQPFPTTDHTDCSSSVLLSTKLNPSAQDMKRGNKEHGEGCVNTHCDTSNSKDGTAVQSGNKGLAQTKSPEFTLSLSDKLKSLTLSLKPIEVQALSEAQWNPQKPITLQIPSDPVSVSEKRQRLTLALTPVSVSLQTPQRHTTQSSKRADLRQDATTSSQLLHMGESGAQHRATKSQRKAEKEKERQRKALSSQHPNAHQGSSRSLTRRKDRQSQDRAVTARKDAEAKLRVVKSHQGVPERNKPKTESIKEIPSMNINGSLQKVHPSTAVEAVEGLSGDTHLVSPLSLTVNKLLDWGEKMLLGVLLGPRIKVGQPALPYRC; encoded by the exons ATGGTTttccacagagaaagagagaatgagtgtcTGCCGCTCTCTTGCATCCTGCCGCATCTGTATCTGGGTGCAGAGACGGACGTCACGCAG GACAGTCTGTCTGCGCGGGGAATATCATACGTGCTGAGCGTCAGCCGCTGCTCCCCTCAGCCCACATTTCTTCCCAAGTCTCAGTACCTCCGGATTCCCATTGACGACTCCCTGCGGGACGACCTGCTGCCGTGGATTCCACAGGCGCTACGCTTCATTG ATGGGGCCATGTCTTTGGGATGCTCTGTGCTGGTGCACTGTGCAGCTGGTATTTCTCGTTCTCCAGCTCTTGCTGTGGCCTACATAATGTATCACCTGGGAATGGATCTGGATCATGCATACAG ATTTGTCAAGGAGCGCCGACCCTCCATCTCCCCAAATTTTAACTTCCTGGGTCAGCTTCAGCTTTTCCAGGGTACTCTCACCCCCGCATGCACAAATCCACACCATACGCTTGAGCCGTCTGGTAGAGCTTTGGACCTACCACAACCATTCCCTACCACTGACCACACAGATTGTAGCTCCTCTGTATTGCTATCAACCAAACTCAATCCCAGTGCTCAGGACATGAAGCGTGGCAACAAGGAACACGGAGAAGgttgtgtaaacacacactgtgacacCTCCAACAGCAAAGATGGCACCGCAGTACAGAGTGGAAACAAAGGACTGGCCCAGACAAAGTCTCCTGAGTTCACTCTGTCGCTCTCTGATAAGCTCAAAagtctcactctttcactcaagCCCATAGAGGTGCAGGCACTGTCAGAAGCCCAGTGGAATCCCCAGAAGCCCATCACACTACAAATCCCATCAGACCCGGTGTCGGTCTCAGAGAAGCGCCAACGTCTCACTTTAGCCCTCACCCCTGTGAGTGTCTCCCTTCAGACACCACAGAGGCACACCACACAGAGCAGCAAGAGGGCCGACCTCCGTCAGGATGCAACTACCAGTTCACAACTCCTCCACATGGGGGAGTCCGGAGCACAGCACAGAGCTACAAAGTCACAGAGGAAAgcagaaaaggaaaaagagaggcagaggaaagCTTTAAGTTCTCAACACCCTAATGCACATCAAGGCTCTTCGCGATCTCTCACAAGGAGAAAGGACAGGCAGAGCCAAGACAGAGCAGTGACAGCCCGGAAGGATGCAGAGGCAAAGCTAAGAGTGGTCAAAAGCCACCAGGGGGTGCCAGAGCGTAACAAACCCAAGACAGAAAGCATCAAAGAGATTCCCTCCATGAATATTAATGGGTCTCTACAGAAGGTGCATCCATCCACCGCTGTGGAGGCGGTTGAGGGGTTAAGTGGCGACACGCATCTCGTGTCTCCGCTAAGTCTCACTGTAAATAAGCTGTTAGATTGGGGAGAGAAGATGCTGCTCGGGGTGCTATTAGGCCCTCGCATCAAAGTCGGCCAGCCTGCCTTACCCTACAGGTGCTGA